A portion of the Halopelagius inordinatus genome contains these proteins:
- a CDS encoding aminopeptidase, translating to MSDNEMRAAAETAVRQCMALDGEESCVVVTDDERLPIGDALYEAARSVTEDATLLRYPPGTQHGEEPPAPVAAAMAEADVFLAPTTKSLSHTRARGDACDAGARGATLPGITEEVFLTGLDADYQSIASHSLSVLEQVNDATEVRVTTNRGTDIVFEPGDRDWLSDTGIVHDAGGFSNLPAGEVFVSPESANGTYVVDGTMMPHGLLDDGEELRFEVEDGYVTDISDDGVREQVEAGAEDVGRDAYNLAELGIGTNVGVTDLVGSVLLDEKAAGTVHVAIGDDAGIGGDTDAPLHLDGIIRDPTVYADGEEVELPR from the coding sequence ATGAGCGACAACGAGATGCGGGCCGCCGCGGAGACGGCGGTGCGTCAGTGTATGGCACTCGACGGCGAGGAGTCCTGCGTCGTCGTCACCGACGACGAACGACTCCCCATCGGGGACGCACTCTACGAGGCGGCGCGGTCGGTGACGGAGGACGCGACGTTGCTCCGGTACCCGCCGGGGACCCAACACGGCGAGGAACCGCCCGCGCCCGTCGCCGCCGCGATGGCCGAAGCGGACGTCTTTCTCGCGCCGACGACGAAGAGCCTCAGTCACACTCGCGCCCGCGGCGACGCCTGCGATGCGGGTGCGCGCGGCGCGACGCTTCCGGGCATCACGGAAGAGGTGTTTCTGACCGGACTCGACGCCGACTACCAGTCCATCGCCTCGCACTCGCTTTCGGTGTTAGAGCAGGTCAACGACGCGACGGAGGTTCGCGTCACCACGAACCGAGGCACCGATATCGTCTTCGAACCCGGCGACAGGGACTGGCTCTCGGACACCGGCATCGTCCACGACGCGGGCGGATTCTCGAACCTCCCCGCGGGCGAGGTGTTCGTCAGCCCGGAGAGCGCAAACGGCACGTACGTGGTGGACGGGACGATGATGCCGCACGGACTCCTCGACGACGGCGAGGAACTCCGCTTCGAGGTAGAGGACGGCTACGTGACCGACATCTCGGACGACGGCGTGCGCGAACAGGTCGAGGCGGGCGCGGAGGACGTCGGCCGGGACGCGTACAACCTCGCGGAACTCGGCATCGGGACGAACGTCGGCGTGACCGACCTCGTGGGCTCTGTCCTCTTAGACGAGAAGGCGGCGGGTACCGTCCACGTCGCCATCGGCGACGACGCGGGCATCGGCGGCGACACGGACGCGCCTCTGCATCTGGACGGTATCATCAGAGACCCGACCGTGTACGCCGACGGCGAGGAAGTGGAGCTTCCCCGATAG
- a CDS encoding type II glyceraldehyde-3-phosphate dehydrogenase, translated as MIEVGVNGYGTIGKRVADAVDSQPDMELVGVAKTKPNFEAHTAVERGYDMYAAIPERAPLFSEDGIEIAGVVDELVAAADVVVDCTPSGIGAENKSLYESHDTPAIFQGGESADIADVSFNARANFDEAVGARYTRVVSCNTTGLSRIVAPLQEEYGVEKVRATLVRRGGDPAQNSRGPINDILPNPIGIPSHHGPDVQTIFPDLSIDTLGLKVPATLMHVHSLNVTLESDVTAAHVRQLLEDENRVYVIPEGLGIDGAGKLKDFALDAGRPRGDLWENCVWGESIAVEGRDMYLFQAIHQESDVIPENVDAIRAMLDVADKRESMRRTDKHVGIGVPSDPSGAGREDDQVEAEPADD; from the coding sequence ATGATAGAAGTCGGAGTCAACGGCTACGGAACTATCGGCAAGCGCGTCGCTGACGCGGTCGATTCTCAGCCCGACATGGAACTCGTCGGCGTGGCGAAGACCAAGCCGAACTTCGAGGCCCACACCGCCGTCGAGCGCGGATACGACATGTACGCCGCCATCCCCGAACGCGCCCCGTTGTTCTCGGAGGACGGCATCGAAATCGCCGGTGTCGTGGACGAACTCGTCGCCGCCGCGGACGTAGTCGTCGACTGCACGCCCTCCGGTATCGGCGCGGAGAACAAATCGCTGTACGAATCGCACGACACGCCCGCCATCTTCCAAGGCGGCGAGTCGGCGGACATCGCAGACGTGAGCTTCAACGCTCGCGCGAACTTCGACGAAGCGGTCGGCGCGAGATACACCCGCGTCGTCTCCTGTAACACGACAGGCCTCTCGCGCATCGTCGCGCCCCTCCAAGAGGAGTACGGCGTCGAGAAGGTGCGCGCGACGCTGGTCCGCCGCGGAGGCGACCCGGCGCAGAACTCCCGCGGTCCGATAAACGACATCCTCCCGAACCCGATAGGGATTCCGAGCCACCACGGCCCCGACGTGCAGACTATCTTCCCGGACCTCTCTATCGACACGCTCGGACTCAAGGTACCGGCGACGCTGATGCACGTCCACAGCCTCAACGTCACCCTCGAATCCGACGTGACCGCCGCGCACGTCCGGCAACTCCTCGAAGACGAGAATCGCGTCTACGTCATCCCCGAGGGCCTCGGCATCGACGGCGCGGGGAAACTGAAGGACTTCGCACTCGACGCGGGCCGCCCGCGCGGCGACCTCTGGGAGAACTGCGTCTGGGGCGAGTCCATCGCCGTCGAAGGTCGCGACATGTACCTGTTTCAAGCCATCCACCAGGAGTCGGACGTCATCCCCGAAAACGTGGACGCCATCCGCGCGATGCTCGACGTGGCGGACAAAAGAGAGAGCATGCGCCGGACCGACAAACACGTCGGCATCGGCGTTCCGAGCGACCCCTCGGGGGCCGGCCGCGAGGACGACCAAGTGGAGGCGGAACCGGCCGACGACTGA
- a CDS encoding metallophosphoesterase family protein, with product MRLGICSDTHDNLDLARGAVELFEGDGVDAVIHCGDIVSPFTASVFDADFDFHAVRGNNDGEWSLQNAVSSFGTYHGEAAELSFGGTDVAVYHGTNEALVEGLLERDAYDYVFRGHTHERVEKEREGTVHVNPGGLPIPGADDAYHVATLDTDADDLTFHEV from the coding sequence ATGAGACTCGGCATCTGCTCCGACACGCACGACAACTTGGACCTCGCGCGCGGCGCGGTCGAACTGTTCGAGGGAGACGGCGTTGACGCCGTGATTCACTGCGGCGACATCGTCTCGCCGTTCACCGCGAGCGTCTTCGACGCCGACTTCGACTTCCACGCCGTCCGCGGCAACAACGACGGCGAGTGGAGCCTCCAGAACGCCGTCTCGTCGTTCGGCACCTACCACGGGGAGGCGGCGGAACTCTCGTTCGGGGGGACCGACGTCGCCGTCTACCACGGGACGAACGAGGCGTTAGTCGAGGGGTTACTCGAACGCGACGCGTACGACTACGTGTTCCGCGGCCACACCCACGAACGGGTCGAAAAAGAGCGAGAGGGGACGGTCCACGTCAACCCCGGCGGCCTCCCGATTCCGGGGGCCGACGACGCGTACCACGTCGCCACGCTGGACACCGACGCGGACGACCTGACGTTCCACGAGGTGTAG
- a CDS encoding phosphoglycerate kinase: MSTFKTLDDLESGQRVLVRLDLNSPVEDGRVQDNRRFDRHATTVRELMEAGHRVVLMAHQGRPGDDDFVSLEQHADILAEHVGRDVGFVDSTYGESAVEAIESLEEGEALLLENTRMTDDELPEESPEAKAETEFVGTLAPLFDAYVNDAYSAAHRSHASLVGFPLELPAYAGRVMETEYEANTAIASREFDGRVTMVVGGTKATDVIDVMNNLGDTVDRFLLGGIAGELFLRAAGHDVGFDVAGMDLFDDQWEANHGTIESLLDDRGDQITLASDLAYEGEDDERAEIAVSDIDEKDRGYLDVGSDTVSEYDSVIRDSEAVFVKGALGLFEDERFSKGTVGVLEAIAETDCFSVVGGGDTSRAIEMYGMSEDDFGHVSIAGGAYIRALTGEPLVGVEVLSRD; this comes from the coding sequence ATGTCCACGTTCAAGACGCTCGACGACCTCGAATCCGGACAGCGAGTCCTCGTTCGCCTCGACCTGAACTCCCCGGTCGAAGACGGACGAGTGCAGGACAATCGCCGTTTCGACCGTCACGCGACGACGGTCCGAGAACTGATGGAGGCGGGCCACCGCGTCGTCCTGATGGCCCACCAGGGCCGCCCCGGCGACGACGACTTCGTCTCCCTCGAACAGCACGCGGATATCCTCGCCGAACACGTCGGCCGCGACGTCGGCTTCGTCGACTCCACGTACGGCGAGTCCGCGGTCGAAGCCATAGAGTCGCTCGAGGAGGGCGAGGCGCTTCTGTTGGAGAACACGCGGATGACCGACGACGAACTGCCCGAGGAGTCGCCGGAGGCGAAAGCGGAGACGGAGTTCGTCGGGACGCTCGCGCCGCTTTTCGACGCGTACGTCAACGACGCGTACTCCGCGGCCCACCGGTCGCACGCCTCTCTGGTCGGCTTCCCCCTCGAACTCCCCGCCTACGCCGGTCGGGTGATGGAGACGGAGTACGAGGCCAACACCGCCATCGCCTCCCGCGAGTTCGACGGGCGGGTGACGATGGTCGTCGGCGGGACGAAGGCGACGGACGTCATCGACGTGATGAACAACCTCGGCGACACCGTCGATAGGTTCCTTCTGGGCGGTATCGCGGGCGAACTGTTCCTCCGCGCCGCGGGCCACGACGTGGGCTTCGACGTGGCGGGGATGGACCTCTTCGACGACCAGTGGGAGGCGAACCACGGGACCATCGAGTCGCTCTTAGACGACCGCGGCGACCAGATAACGCTCGCCTCCGACCTCGCGTACGAGGGCGAGGACGACGAACGCGCCGAGATAGCCGTCTCCGACATCGACGAGAAAGACCGCGGCTACCTCGACGTCGGGTCCGACACCGTCTCGGAGTACGACTCGGTCATCCGCGACTCCGAGGCCGTCTTCGTGAAGGGTGCGCTCGGCCTGTTCGAGGACGAACGCTTCTCGAAGGGCACCGTGGGCGTCCTCGAAGCCATCGCCGAGACTGACTGTTTCTCCGTCGTCGGCGGCGGCGACACCTCCCGCGCCATCGAGATGTACGGCATGAGCGAGGACGACTTCGGCCACGTCTCCATCGCGGGCGGGGCGTACATCCGCGCGCTGACGGGCGAACCCCTCGTCGGCGTCGAAGTGCTCTCGCGGGACTGA
- the gap gene encoding type I glyceraldehyde-3-phosphate dehydrogenase, which translates to MSEKSYLGAGTDVDESDVVRVGLNGFGRIGRNVFRAVMDHPNVELVGINDVMAFEDMEYLAKYDTVHGRLDEVSLDGEKLVAGESSVPVFNVQSPAELPWDELDVDVALECTGIFRTKEDASAHLDAGADKVAISAPPKGDEPVKQIVYGVNHDEYDGEDIVSNASCTTNSISPVAKVLDDEFGIENGLLTTIHAYTGSQNLIDGPKAKKRRGRAAAENIVPTSTGAAQATTEILPQLDGKLDGMAVRVPVPNGSITDFTFSLDASPSVEEVNQAFRDAADSGPLAGVLGYTDDEVVSSDIVGLPFSSTVDLQSTDSVNDGGLYKVLTWYDNEFGFANRMLDVADYVTND; encoded by the coding sequence ATGAGTGAAAAGTCGTATCTCGGCGCGGGGACCGACGTGGACGAGTCGGACGTCGTGCGAGTCGGACTGAACGGCTTCGGTCGCATCGGTCGCAACGTGTTCCGCGCGGTGATGGACCACCCGAACGTGGAACTCGTCGGTATCAACGACGTGATGGCGTTCGAGGATATGGAGTACCTCGCGAAGTACGACACCGTTCACGGCCGCCTCGACGAGGTGTCTCTCGACGGCGAGAAACTCGTCGCGGGCGAATCGTCCGTCCCGGTGTTCAACGTCCAGAGTCCCGCCGAACTCCCGTGGGACGAACTCGACGTGGACGTCGCTCTCGAATGTACGGGCATCTTCCGGACGAAGGAGGACGCCTCCGCGCACCTCGACGCCGGAGCGGACAAGGTCGCGATCTCCGCGCCGCCGAAAGGTGACGAACCCGTCAAACAGATCGTCTACGGCGTCAACCACGACGAGTACGACGGCGAGGACATCGTCTCGAACGCCTCCTGTACCACGAACTCCATCTCTCCGGTCGCGAAGGTTCTCGACGACGAGTTCGGCATCGAGAACGGTCTCCTGACGACGATTCACGCCTACACCGGCAGCCAGAACCTCATCGACGGCCCGAAGGCCAAGAAACGCCGCGGCCGCGCGGCCGCGGAGAACATCGTCCCCACCTCGACGGGCGCGGCGCAGGCCACCACCGAGATTCTGCCCCAACTCGACGGCAAACTCGACGGGATGGCGGTGCGCGTTCCGGTCCCGAACGGCTCTATCACGGACTTTACCTTCTCGCTCGACGCGTCGCCGTCGGTCGAAGAGGTCAACCAGGCCTTCCGCGACGCCGCCGACTCGGGCCCCCTCGCGGGCGTTCTCGGCTACACGGACGACGAAGTCGTCTCCTCGGACATCGTCGGCCTGCCGTTCTCCTCTACGGTCGACCTCCAGTCGACGGATTCGGTCAACGACGGCGGCCTCTACAAGGTCCTGACGTGGTACGACAACGAGTTCGGCTTCGCGAACCGGATGCTCGACGTCGCGGACTACGTCACGAACGACTGA
- a CDS encoding Hsp20/alpha crystallin family protein has protein sequence MRDERDDPFDNIFDEIERMMNEMTGGDSTGFASETHVDVFDEGEAIRLVADLPGVEKDAVDLKCDGEMLTISAASDRREFDERIRLPVRVDEHSANASFNNGVLQVTFQKTEDSAPIDVE, from the coding sequence ATGAGAGATGAACGCGACGATCCGTTCGACAATATCTTCGACGAGATCGAACGGATGATGAACGAGATGACCGGTGGTGACTCCACCGGGTTCGCCTCGGAGACCCACGTCGACGTCTTCGACGAGGGCGAGGCTATCCGACTCGTCGCGGACCTACCGGGCGTAGAGAAGGACGCTGTCGATCTGAAGTGCGACGGCGAGATGCTCACTATCAGCGCTGCGAGCGACCGCCGCGAGTTCGACGAACGGATTCGACTCCCGGTCCGAGTGGACGAACACTCCGCGAACGCGTCCTTCAACAACGGCGTCCTCCAAGTGACGTTCCAGAAGACCGAAGACTCCGCGCCCATCGACGTCGAGTAA
- a CDS encoding ATP-grasp domain-containing protein — protein sequence MLRLAVATERQTFERMRGPLGERGIEVAHLPSRERSIRLTEPPTREFDAGFVYPPRLMEGGALDALYDIPWVNGRRAVLTSRNKAGVVAALSRAGIPVPETRMVSNPADESDVYDAVDGLEFPVVVKPNSTTRGVGVAKASDVDSLLGVVDYLNLVHDYRATGDKSYLVQEFLPDARDYRVMVVDGTVVGGVERRLSAAALEEGRWKHNVHRGASAVGIDVRPEHRRLAASVAETLDISYLGVDLLETGARTVVSETNARPTIDDAAKYEDGFWDRLAATIRETAGVEDCRD from the coding sequence ATGCTTCGACTCGCGGTGGCCACGGAACGGCAGACGTTCGAGCGCATGCGCGGCCCGTTGGGAGAGCGCGGTATCGAGGTGGCCCACCTCCCGTCGAGAGAGCGGTCGATTCGGCTCACCGAACCGCCGACGCGGGAGTTCGACGCGGGTTTCGTCTACCCGCCGCGACTGATGGAGGGCGGCGCACTCGACGCTCTCTACGACATCCCGTGGGTGAACGGCCGTCGCGCGGTGCTCACCTCGCGGAACAAAGCGGGCGTCGTCGCCGCGCTTTCGCGGGCCGGAATCCCGGTGCCCGAGACGCGCATGGTGTCGAACCCGGCCGACGAGAGCGACGTGTACGACGCCGTGGACGGACTGGAGTTTCCCGTCGTCGTGAAACCGAACTCGACGACGCGCGGCGTCGGCGTCGCGAAGGCGTCCGACGTGGACTCGCTTCTCGGCGTCGTCGACTACCTGAATCTCGTCCACGACTACCGCGCGACGGGCGACAAGTCGTATCTCGTCCAGGAGTTCCTCCCCGACGCGCGCGACTACCGCGTCATGGTCGTCGACGGAACCGTCGTCGGCGGCGTCGAACGCCGACTGTCGGCGGCGGCCCTAGAGGAGGGGCGCTGGAAGCACAACGTCCACCGCGGCGCGAGTGCGGTCGGTATCGACGTGCGACCCGAACACCGGAGACTGGCGGCGTCCGTCGCGGAGACGCTCGATATCTCCTATCTCGGCGTCGACCTGTTGGAGACGGGAGCGCGGACAGTCGTCTCGGAGACGAACGCCCGCCCGACCATCGACGACGCCGCAAAGTACGAAGACGGGTTCTGGGATCGGCTGGCGGCGACGATACGGGAGACTGCGGGCGTCGAAGACTGTCGAGACTGA
- a CDS encoding 50S ribosomal protein L16, which produces MADKPASMYREISKAAYTRREYITGIPGSKIAQHNMGNLQTGPQDYEVQISLRVEEECQIRHGALESARLSANRVMLKQVGQENYKMVLRKFPHHVIRENKQATGAGADRVSDGMRQAFGKPVGTAARIPRNDRVFTIYCNPEDAAIAKDALRRSYNKISPPCRIDVEKGEELLVA; this is translated from the coding sequence ATGGCAGACAAACCGGCCTCCATGTACCGGGAGATCTCCAAGGCGGCGTACACCCGACGGGAGTACATCACGGGGATTCCTGGCTCGAAGATCGCACAGCACAATATGGGCAACCTGCAGACCGGCCCGCAGGACTACGAGGTCCAGATCAGCCTCCGCGTCGAAGAGGAGTGCCAGATTCGCCACGGTGCGCTCGAATCCGCACGTCTCTCCGCGAACCGCGTGATGCTGAAGCAGGTCGGACAGGAGAACTACAAGATGGTCCTCCGCAAGTTCCCCCACCACGTCATCCGGGAGAACAAGCAGGCGACCGGCGCGGGTGCGGACCGCGTCTCCGACGGAATGCGTCAGGCGTTCGGGAAGCCCGTCGGCACCGCCGCGCGCATCCCGCGCAACGACCGCGTGTTCACCATCTACTGCAACCCCGAGGACGCGGCCATCGCGAAGGACGCGCTTCGTCGCTCCTACAACAAGATCTCGCCGCCGTGCCGCATCGACGTCGAGAAGGGCGAAGAACTGCTCGTCGCGTAA
- a CDS encoding DUF7282 domain-containing protein — translation MNENYDTETRRSDASTGGDGTETSRRTFLSASAVGLAGVGLAASSTGVAADGGDDNDGDAEPFATVEFGNQMAGEHTVVVDATVLSAGGFVAVHDGRLFEGQAAESVVGVSEYLSPGAHYSVEVDLFSGVPGTEFDEETSLSEGQPLVAMPHLDTNGNETYDFVTSGGSEDGPYVDDGSPVVDLALAGTEDDEGSFALVDFENQYTEGEEIVVDEVTLSESGYVAVHDARLLDGEAAESVVGVSEYLEAGEHYRVEIELFDVEGADFEKHRLQSDQPLIPMPHRETDGDETYDFVASGGGDDGPFVENGQAVVDLGFVAVVDDKDEYEDGNKGKGNGNDENDDNGDGDDNGNGDDDR, via the coding sequence ATGAACGAGAACTACGATACCGAGACGCGACGTAGCGATGCATCGACCGGCGGAGACGGTACGGAGACGTCCCGCCGAACGTTCCTGTCCGCGTCGGCGGTCGGACTGGCGGGGGTCGGCCTCGCCGCGTCGAGTACGGGCGTCGCCGCCGACGGCGGAGACGATAACGACGGGGACGCCGAACCGTTCGCCACCGTCGAGTTCGGCAATCAGATGGCAGGCGAACACACCGTCGTCGTCGACGCGACAGTACTCTCCGCGGGCGGGTTCGTCGCTGTTCACGACGGCAGACTGTTCGAAGGACAAGCCGCAGAGAGCGTCGTCGGCGTCTCGGAGTACCTCTCTCCGGGTGCCCACTACTCGGTCGAAGTCGACCTGTTCTCCGGCGTCCCGGGGACGGAGTTCGACGAGGAGACGAGTCTGAGCGAGGGACAACCCCTCGTCGCGATGCCGCACCTCGACACGAACGGAAACGAGACGTACGATTTCGTCACGTCGGGCGGTTCCGAGGACGGCCCGTACGTCGACGACGGTTCGCCCGTCGTCGACCTGGCCCTCGCCGGGACGGAAGACGACGAAGGGTCGTTCGCCCTCGTCGACTTCGAGAACCAGTACACGGAGGGCGAGGAGATAGTCGTCGACGAAGTCACACTCTCCGAGAGCGGGTACGTGGCCGTTCACGACGCCCGACTACTCGACGGCGAGGCCGCGGAGAGCGTCGTCGGCGTCTCGGAGTACCTCGAAGCGGGCGAACACTATCGGGTCGAAATCGAACTGTTCGACGTCGAGGGCGCGGACTTCGAGAAACACAGACTCCAGTCGGACCAACCGCTCATCCCGATGCCGCACCGCGAAACCGACGGCGACGAGACGTACGACTTCGTCGCCTCGGGCGGCGGGGACGACGGACCGTTCGTCGAAAACGGACAGGCCGTCGTCGACCTCGGATTCGTGGCCGTCGTCGACGACAAAGACGAGTACGAAGACGGCAACAAGGGCAAAGGCAACGGAAACGACGAAAACGACGATAACGGAGACGGCGACGATAACGGAAACGGCGACGACGACCGCTGA
- the nucS gene encoding endonuclease NucS encodes MTATTLHRPTHRDALALLESAFGDGRLVTVFGRCTVEYDGRASSTLGAGDRLVVCKPDGTILVHTDEKRKPVNWQPPGCTHRASVRDGRLRIRSSRTTPDETLDVRFERLDQLTAYEVNDRSDLTLHGSEEDLRQRILEEPALVEEGFEPSATERETTAGPVDIFGEDAAGRPVAVELKRRRVGPSAASQLKRYVDALRTEFADEDVRGVLVAPSVTDRTSELLAENGLGFVSLEPTAEDAAAGKEDGSDRTAEDDSR; translated from the coding sequence ATGACGGCTACCACGCTCCACCGCCCGACGCACCGCGACGCGTTAGCTCTCCTCGAATCGGCGTTCGGCGACGGGCGCCTCGTCACGGTGTTCGGTCGATGCACGGTGGAGTACGACGGGCGCGCGTCGTCGACGCTCGGGGCCGGTGACAGACTCGTCGTCTGTAAACCCGACGGGACGATTCTCGTCCACACCGACGAAAAGCGGAAGCCGGTGAACTGGCAACCGCCGGGCTGCACGCACCGCGCGAGCGTCCGCGACGGACGCCTCCGCATCCGGAGTTCGCGCACGACGCCCGACGAGACGCTCGACGTGCGATTCGAACGGCTCGACCAACTGACGGCGTACGAGGTGAACGACCGGAGCGACCTGACCCTCCACGGGAGCGAAGAGGACCTGAGACAGCGCATCCTCGAAGAGCCGGCACTCGTCGAGGAGGGGTTCGAACCGTCGGCGACGGAACGGGAGACGACGGCGGGACCGGTGGACATCTTCGGCGAGGACGCCGCGGGACGACCCGTCGCGGTGGAGTTGAAACGCAGGCGAGTGGGGCCGTCCGCCGCGAGTCAACTGAAGCGGTACGTCGACGCCCTCCGGACGGAGTTCGCCGACGAGGACGTCCGCGGCGTGCTGGTCGCGCCCTCCGTCACCGACCGAACGAGCGAGTTGCTCGCCGAGAACGGACTGGGCTTCGTTTCCCTCGAACCCACCGCGGAGGACGCGGCCGCCGGCAAAGAGGATGGAAGCGACCGAACAGCAGAGGACGATAGCCGCTAG
- a CDS encoding pyridoxamine 5'-phosphate oxidase family protein: MTTNEFAHVRGTEMTTEEVDEFLRERGIGVLSLAAGDDAYGVPLSFGYDGDRLYFIYLRTAETSEKERFTEQTKRASFTAFEVSGKHRWRSVVVQGEIRRVTDDEWDALVAAMDDNAWFPSAFSEAEPMQDLVGWTLEKASATGRRGDD, encoded by the coding sequence ATGACCACAAACGAGTTCGCCCACGTCCGAGGCACCGAGATGACCACCGAGGAGGTAGACGAGTTTCTCCGCGAACGCGGCATCGGAGTGCTCTCGTTGGCCGCCGGCGACGACGCCTACGGCGTCCCCCTCTCGTTCGGGTACGACGGTGACCGCCTCTACTTCATCTATCTCCGCACCGCAGAGACGAGCGAGAAGGAGCGATTCACAGAGCAGACCAAGCGTGCGAGTTTCACCGCGTTCGAGGTCAGCGGCAAACACCGTTGGCGGAGCGTCGTCGTGCAGGGAGAGATTCGACGGGTGACCGACGACGAGTGGGACGCCCTCGTCGCGGCCATGGACGACAACGCCTGGTTCCCGAGCGCGTTCTCGGAGGCCGAACCGATGCAGGACCTCGTCGGGTGGACGCTGGAGAAAGCGTCCGCGACGGGGCGACGGGGCGACGACTGA
- a CDS encoding VanZ family protein, which yields MTDGIDRTRLRRVAPVLCWSVAVVVASVVSPPSGGLSTAGPFGVGVDKWLHLGAYWGVALLAAVALRARGRRAFAAAVTVGVALGVSLELVQGTLPARSLDAADAFVNGVGALLGAATYALGRRIADARDRRRRTSE from the coding sequence ATGACCGACGGAATCGACCGAACGCGTCTCCGCCGCGTCGCGCCGGTACTCTGTTGGAGCGTCGCCGTCGTCGTCGCGTCGGTAGTGTCGCCGCCGTCCGGCGGTCTCTCGACCGCGGGGCCGTTCGGCGTCGGCGTCGATAAGTGGCTTCACCTCGGCGCGTACTGGGGCGTCGCGCTCCTCGCCGCCGTCGCCCTTCGGGCGCGAGGACGGCGAGCGTTCGCCGCCGCGGTCACTGTCGGCGTCGCCCTCGGCGTCAGTCTCGAACTCGTGCAGGGGACGCTCCCCGCCCGGTCGCTCGACGCGGCGGACGCATTCGTCAACGGTGTCGGGGCCCTCCTCGGGGCGGCGACGTACGCGCTCGGACGGCGAATCGCAGACGCCCGGGACCGACGCCGACGAACGTCCGAGTAA
- a CDS encoding cold-shock protein, translating to MATGKVDFFNDTGGYGFIETEDADDDVFFHMEDVGGPDLEEGTEIEFEIEDAPKGPRAKNVTRL from the coding sequence ATGGCAACTGGTAAGGTTGACTTCTTCAACGACACGGGCGGCTACGGCTTCATCGAGACTGAGGATGCGGACGACGACGTGTTCTTCCACATGGAAGACGTTGGCGGACCGGACCTCGAAGAGGGCACGGAGATCGAGTTCGAGATCGAAGACGCCCCCAAGGGCCCCCGCGCGAAGAACGTCACCCGTCTGTAA
- a CDS encoding cold-shock protein produces MAKGKVDFFNDTGGYGFIETEDADDDVFFHMEDIGGPDLEEGTEVEFEIEDAPKGPRAKNVTRL; encoded by the coding sequence ATGGCGAAAGGCAAGGTTGACTTCTTCAACGACACAGGCGGTTACGGTTTCATCGAGACTGAGGATGCGGACGACGACGTGTTCTTCCACATGGAAGACATCGGCGGCCCGGACCTCGAAGAGGGTACGGAGGTCGAGTTCGAGATCGAGGACGCCCCCAAGGGCCCCCGCGCGAAGAACGTTACCCGACTGTAA
- a CDS encoding cold-shock protein → MAKGNVDFFNDTGGYGFISTDDSDDDVFFHMDDIGGDDLEEGQELEFSIESSPKGPRAANVTRL, encoded by the coding sequence ATGGCGAAAGGAAACGTTGATTTCTTCAACGACACAGGCGGCTACGGTTTCATCTCGACGGACGACTCGGACGACGACGTGTTCTTCCACATGGACGACATCGGCGGCGACGACCTCGAAGAGGGGCAGGAACTCGAATTCAGTATCGAGTCCTCCCCCAAGGGCCCCCGCGCGGCGAACGTCACCCGACTCTAA